The Fusobacterium necrophorum subsp. necrophorum genome includes the window TTAGATAGAATGCAAGATAGAGGGATACCTATTAGTGTTGTTAAAGAAACTATAGAATATGGAACAAAATTAAATGCAACGGGGGATAGAACTAAATTTTATGATGCAAAAAATAATATTTCAGTTATCCTCGAAAATTCAAATGGAAGGGTGATTACAGTTGAATATGGAAAGTAGAGAAACAATTATAAATAATTTAATAAAAGAAGTAACACAACAAATTAATCAAAAATTTATTAGTTTAGAGAAGATTCAAAATTATTTAAAGAATTATAATAAATTTTTTACAATCTCAGAAATTGAAGAATATCAAGAGAAGATTAGTATGTTAAAATATTTAACTTTTACAAATGAAGAGATAGAGGTTAATATTTATTATATTTTAGAAATAAAAAAATATTTGATTGATTTAAGGGAAAAAAAAGGAAAATTTATAAGAAAAATTTATAACGAATGTATAAATTCGCTGTGTGGCTATCAATTTTTTTTTGATTTTATTATGAAATCTGAATTTTATTTTAAAAATAATAAACATTATTTTAAGAAGGAGGAAATAGAAAAATATAATAAACTATGGTTTGAATTAGAAATTGAAAATGCCTTAATTCTTTCGGATAATGAAGAGTTAAAGATCAAACAAAAATGGAATAAAAACTATGAAAATATTTTAAGACAAGTTGAAGAAATGTTGCTTTATTTAGACTCTTTAGATATATAAAAATCAGAAATAGAGAAAATTAAATATATAGCAGTAAATAATTAAATATAAGGAGCTGATAAAACTGAAAAAACTATTCAAAATAATATATTTAATATTTACTGCTTTTCTTTTTGCTTGTTCAAGTATAAGTAATCAAATAATTTATGAAAATGGAAAATTGTAAATTGCAATAGTAAATGCCACACTCTCGAAATTTCAAAGATTTTATTCCTAAAATCTTTTTGAAAATCTCATTCTTTTTCTTCAGCTTAGTTTTCATAATATTAACCCCCATAAGAAGAATACTTCTTTAACCCTTTTTTCCAAGTGATTATACAAATAATCCATAATAACAAAAACCAACTGAAAGATTTTAAGAAATTTCTAAATATTTCACCAGTATCAAACTCTTCAATGAGTAACATAGTAGGAACATAGTTCGTATACATAAAAGGCATATTTTTAAGGATATTAAAAAAAGATTTTGGCAGTACTACTAAGGGAAATATCACTCCGGCTGAAATGTTTCTAAAAACATTGATAGAAGTATACAATGAAGTTACTCTTGAAAAATAAAAACTATAGAGCGCTATTAAAAAGTCAATTAAAAAGTTTATCAAGTATCCAAACATTAAAAAGAGAAGAAAAAATAAAATCTTGATTCCACTTAATTTTAAACTCATTTTATCTTTCAAAAGAAAATAAATAAGAGCTAAAGGTAAACTATTCATAAAAATAAAAATAATTCTTTTAGGTAAGTCTAACATTAATTGATATAAGGCATAATTATACGGTTTTAGTAAATGTTTGTTCAAATTTCCCAATCGTATTTCATCTGATATTTTATAAATGGAAATCGTAGATGTCATATTGCTTACTATCAAAGTAATAAAATAATAAGAAATAATTCCAGTTACCTCTAATGGAACAGTATTAGTATTTTTCACTACTGCCAGCCATAATAATGTATTTACAGAAAAAGTAAAAAGAGAAAATAAAAAACTAGATATAAAATTTACTCGATATTCCAATTGGTTCATAAAAGCACATTTAAACATGTCATAATATTTTTCCATTTCCTCACCTAACCCTGATATATTTTTCGAATGACATCATCCATACTTATATTTTCAATATTAATATCCAGCAATTCATCTAAAAATTTTCCTGATAAATCTTTTAAAATATCCATACTCTTCTCTGAGGTTGTTGAAATTTTTATCGAAGTATCATCTATTTTTTCAATTTCAGGATAATTTGATCTTTTTAATTTTTTTATAATACTTTCGGCATTTGGTGTTTTTAACTTTAAAATGAAGTACTTTTTATTGAAAAATTCTTTTTCAAAATTTTTAAAACTACTTGAATAAATCTTTTCTCCATTATTGATTAAAATAATAGAATTACAAAGACTTACAATATCATTAAAGTTATGACTAGTTAAAATAATAGTGCTTCCATATAAAGAATTATATTCTTTCAAAAATTTTCGAATATTATATTGTGTAATAACATCTAATCCTATTGTAGGCTCATCTAAAAACACCACACTTAGTTTGTGGAGTAGAGAAGCTATCAATTCCATTTTCATTCTTTCTCCTAGAGATAATCTCCTCACTTGAACATGAAGTTGCTTTTCTACTCCCATCATTTCTACCATAAGATCTAAAGTTTTCTTGAATTCAAAATCTTCTATTTCATAAATTGTTTTATTTAGATGAAAACTGTCAATAGCAGGTAAGTCCCACCATAATTGACTTTTATTTCCCATTACCATGGTAATTTGTTTCAAATATTCTTTCTTTTTATCAAATGGATAATATCCTAAAACTTGTACATTTCCACTTGTAGGGGCTATAATTCCAGTTAACATTTTTAAAGTTGTTGTCTTTCCTGCTCCATTTAACCCAATAAATCCAATAATTTCTCCTTTGGGGATTTGAATAGAAAGATTTTTAACAGCTTGTTTATATAGTTTTTCTCTATGAAGTAAATTTTTAATACTTCCTTTTATCCCTATTTCTTTTTTATAATAAACATATTCTTTGGATAAATTTTCTGTTTGTATTATAAAATCTGATTTAACTTCCTGCACTAACATATTTTCCCAACCCCTTTTGAAATACAAAATTTGAAATAAAATAGGCAATTCCAGTTGCTATCAATGAATAAAAAATATAATACATATCTAATCCTTTTAAAATATACAAAACAGGAAAATTAAAACAAACAAGCAATGGAAGAATATAAGTTAAAAATTTTTGAACCATTTTAGGATAGATAGAAATGGGTTTATTTCCTATTCCGATCATTTCGGAGCCAAGTCCCATGACAATATCCATTCTGATAACCCAAAAAGAAAAGCACATAAGTATGAAAATAATAGAATAAATCATGAGAAAGCCATTTACCGAAAGTAAAATATACATCCCCATTTTACTGAAATTCAAATTTATTTTCAACTTTTTCAAACAATAGACTAAACCTATAATATTAATAAATACATTCTTTATTTGAGGAATATCAAATTCAGAAAAGCATAAATGAAATCTTTTATTTAAAGGCTTTAAAAGAACAAAATCTAATTCTCCCGTATTAATAAAAATGGGGAGTCTTTTTAAGCCAGGAACAATTAGAAGTGTAAAAATAGAATCCATTAAGCCTCCCTGAAATGTCAACATCAATGTTTCATATTTATTCCAACCATTGATTGAATTCGAATGCAAAAAAATGACATGAATAAATATCAAATACATTACCATCCAAACAAGTTCAAAAGTGCCACCAATAAGAAAATTAAACTTGTACTCCATTTGTTGCATCAAAGAACCTTTGAAATAAGCATATAATATTTTAAAATATTTCATTCTATCACTTCCTATTTCAGCTTTAAAAAAGTATTATAAATTTTTTCCTCATTTTCTTTAAAAAATTTTATTTATATAAACATATAATTGCTTGGCTTCTATATCTCTCTGTTGTAGATAACTATTTTTATTTATATTTTCTATTCCTTTCTCTAAAGTTAAGGTATGATAAAATTCTTCATATTTTTTTAAACATTTTTTCATTATCATATTCACACTATCGTAATATTTACTTAAATAAAATAATAAATTTAATTTTGTGTAATCTTCTGCTGGTCTACGAGGAATTGTCCACTTATTCTCCTTGTCCAAATATATTTTAGAATATTCTACTTTAGAAAAATCGAAATATCTTCCTTCTTCATCGGGAATGGAATAAGGATCAATTAAAATACAACAATATCTCACATAAAGAAGGAATACCTGTTCTTCCTTTGTTCTTTGTGTGAAATTCATAATTTCATCCAAGTGCAAAGTTTCTTCTAGTACTGGATAACTATCATTTAAAAATTGAAGTAAATTAAAAGTTTCTATTCCCATTTTTTGATATAATTCCATAATCTCATGATATAATTCAACCATATCCCGAATAGAGTATTTTGTAATTGGTCCTTCCGGATATAATTTATAAATATATCGTTTTTGAGAGTCTTTCAAAAAAATTTGATTTAAGCTTACATCATTAAATAAAAATGGAGAGTGAACAAATATCGTTATATTTTTAGATTCGGCAATTAGAGGATTTTTACAAACAATTCCTTCTATTTTCATATTTTTTAGGTATTTTACCCATTTATCCAGCTCTCCGGATTTTAAATTAGTAGAGGAAAGATAAATCTTTCCTTTGAGAGCATTGATCATTATTTTTGTAGAAGAGTCTCCAAGTAAATTAGTCGCACCAAAATAATTAGAAAAGCTGATCACTTCAATGTCCTCTCTTCCTAGTTTTTCTAACCAATTTTTCAAAAAATAGGCAGAGCCTAATTCTGGAGAAACTAATATAATTGTTTTTAAACTCTTTAATGAAATTAATGGAATATTTTCCAGTATTGAAAGATAAGCATCACATGGAGTAGCTAAAATAAAATTTTCCCATTCATTCAAGATCTCTTCATTCTCTTGAATAAGATTTTCAACATATACTTTTCCATATGCAACCGAAGGTAACTCTGTTTGAATTTGCCCTTCTAATACAAATTTTTCCTCCCTCAATTCTTTTAAGAAACTCTTTGTTTTTAAACTATCTCGAACTTTTATCCCAACTTTATTAGAACCTTGCTTCTTCAAGCTAATATATAAATGAAGTGCAACAGGACCATTTCCAAAAATTAAAATATTATCTATTGTATTTTTTTCTTTCATAGACTATCCCTCTCTAATAAAAGAGTATCGTAAATAAAATCACGATCTCGAATAACAGTTTTTGTAAATGTTTTTATTTCTCTTTCACAAATTGGATAATTAAATAATTCTTTCAGTTCATTTCCATATCGTAAAATCAGTTTTGTACTTATTGAAAGTTCTCTTCGGATTTTTTCTAAAATTTCACACTTTAAAGGGACTAAAGAAGCAATAATAACATGAGAATACTTTTCTAAGGGCAAAATTGATAAATCATTTTCAAAAGTGATATCGTAAAAACCTAATTTTTTAGCCACTTCTTTTGATAAGTCTAAAGCTTCTGTATCAATATCTACACAGGTAATTTTTGCTCCTATTTCTTTTGCAATTGTAAAAGCTGTAATGGGCATAGACCCAGATCCCACAAATAAAATATGATCTTGAGAGGTCATCTCATAGTCATGAATTTCTCGTTTTACTGTAAGTTCCAATTCTTCTCCATATTGAAAACAACTATTGGTATCTTTTAATATTCTTCTAGCTTCTTCTTTTTCAATGATACCAAGTATTTTAGTAGAAAGATCTCGAATAGATGTAACATAAATCCGGATATTTTCATGTTCTTGGATCTGAAAGAAAGCTAAATGATTTTCTTTCTTAATGATAAAAGAACACAATTCATCAATACCGTTTTTGAGTAGTTCAAGATTCTCTTCTGTTTTTTCTTTTTCATATTGTTCAAGAGACTCTTTCAACTTAAATTCCAATACTTTTAAATCGAATAATAATGATTTTGACATGTTTTGTGACCTCCTTGTAGTAAAAATAGTCTATATTTCTTTTTGCAACCAGATTCCTTTTTGAACTCGGTACTGTGCCAATAACATTTTTAGAAATTCATCACTAAAAAAAGCTAACCAAATTCCAACTAAACCAAAATTCCATAGAAAAACAAAAATATATGCCAAACACGGTCTTAAAATAGCACTAATAAAGAGAGAATAAATAGCAATAAATCGATTATCTCCAGCTCCTCGTAACACTCCCGCTGTTACCTGTGCCTGTGTTTGTGGAATCAGTAAAAAGGAAATAATCAACATCACACTGCTTCCCAATAAAATTACTCTTGTATCTGAAACCATCACAGAAAATATCATATTTCTTAATAGAAAAAATATAATTCCCACACAAATAGAAATCCAAAGTCCCGAATATTGTGCAGCTCTCATATAAAGAATTGCAAGATCTTTTCTTTTTTCTCCCAGTTTTCTTCCTGTAAAAGAAGCACTTGCAGAACTCATTCCCACTCCAAAATAGTAATATAAATCCCATAATAAAATACAGTAATGATGAGTTCCCATAGCCACAGTTCCTAAACTTGCTATCATTTTTGCAAAGATAAAAAGCCCTATTCTTTCGAAAACATGTTCCAGAAAAGAATTTGTACCAATTTCCTGCAGAGGTTTTAATATTTTTTTAGAAAAAGAGTAGCTTCCCTTTCTTAAAATATCAATTCCGTAATCTCCTCTAGTTGTAGAATACAAAAGAATTATGAAAATAACAAAGTTTCCTAACACTGTTGCAATTGCTGCCCCTTGTATGCCCATAGCAGGAAAACCAAATTTTCCAAAAATCAGAATATAGTTAAATAAAACATTGAGCCCATTTCCAATCATTCCTGATATTAAAACGATCTTCGTATTTCCCACTCCAATTTGAGCAGAACTCAGCACTACACAAAAAACTTTAAAAAATACGGAAAGTGCAATATATTGAAAATAAATACTTGCATAATCCACATAATCTTTATTTGCTCCCGCAAAAGAAACGATATTTTTCGAAAAAAGGAAACTCAAACAGACAAAAAAGAAATATAAGGTTCCCAGCAACAAAAGAGATTGTTTGATACAACTATTTAATCCTTCCTCATCTCCCTCTCCTTTTCTTCTTGCTACAATCGCAGTAATCGCTACTCCTGCTGCACTCATAATCATTTGTAAAATCATCTTTGGTTGACTGACAATTCCAACAGCAGCCGCTTGTTCAATTCCAAGACTTCCTACCATAATTAAATCAGCAAGTAACATCAAATTTAATAGAACGCCCTCCACGGCAGTTGGAAGAGCAACCCTCCAATATTCCTGTTTAATTTTCTTTTTACTTGGAATTTCCTGTTCTGTTTTCTCCTGTTCCAATAAACGGGAGGAAGAAAAAAAATCCAATATCAAATTCATAAAACCTCCTACTTATCCAAAGTACAAATTGGTGTTACTGTAATATATCCTTGTTCACTTCGACTAACATCCAGTTTTACCTCATACACTTTTTCCAAAATCTCCGGCTTAACAACCTCCTGTACAGCACCCTGTCTTAAAGAATATCCCTCATGAAGCAATAATAATTGATCACTGTATCTCGTTGCCAGTGCAATATCATGCAAAACCAAGACGGTGATAGCTCCTGTTTTTTTGGTATAGTTTCTTGCTATTTCCATAACCTGTAATTGATGTTTTAAATCCAAAGCACTGGTTGGTTCATCCAAGAGTAATACTTTTGGAGTAGATACCAAAGCCTGTGCCATAATAACCATTTGTTTTTGTCCTCCGCTCAGACTGGAAAACTTGGTATAACTTAAAGGGGTTAAGTGTAATTCTTCCAAAATTTCAGCAACTGCATCCAAATGTACTTTTTCCACTTTCCAAGTTAAGTCTTTGACCCTTCCCAGTAAAACCATCTCAAATACGGTTAAATTTACGATATTGACAGACATTTGAGGAACATAGGTAATACTCTCTCGAAATTCTTTTACTTCCGAATCTTGTATAATTTTTACTTCTCCATGATGACTAATTAGTTTTGCAATTGCCTTTAAAATGGTTGTTTTTCCCGTTCCATTCGGCCCAATCAAAGAAATAACATCGCCTCCCTGAAATACACAGCTGACATCTTTGATTACTTCTTTTTTCCCATAATTGACCGCAATGTTTTTAATTTTCATTTCCAACATATTACACACCTTTCCTTATAATTAAAAATACCAAGAATGGAACTCCAACCAAAGAAGTTACAATTCCAATCGGAATGATAATTCCAGGAATCACAAGTTTTGCCAAAATGGAAGCAAAAGCAATTAAAAGAACTCCGAATAGAGAAGCCATAGGCGCCAAATATCTTTGATCTTCTCCGGCAAAATATCTTGCAAAATGTGGAGCAACCAAACCAATGAATCCAATCGTTCCTACAAAGGCAACCGCTCCTGCGGTTAATAAAGAACTAATTAAAAAAACATGTAATCTCACTTTGTCGGTATCAATTCCCAAACTTTTTGCTCTTTCTTCTCCAGCAGATAGAGCGGTTAATTTCCAAGCATAACGAGAAAGCAATAAGGCACAAAGTAAAAAAATAGCTCCACTTGTAAAAACTCCTGTCCATGTTGCCTTTAATAGACTACCAAACATCCAATATACAATTTGTCCTGCTACTTCTGGAGTCGAACGAAATTGTACTAAAGATAATAATGCCTGAAAGAA containing:
- a CDS encoding ABC-2 family transporter protein, producing MEKYYDMFKCAFMNQLEYRVNFISSFLFSLFTFSVNTLLWLAVVKNTNTVPLEVTGIISYYFITLIVSNMTSTISIYKISDEIRLGNLNKHLLKPYNYALYQLMLDLPKRIIFIFMNSLPLALIYFLLKDKMSLKLSGIKILFFLLFLMFGYLINFLIDFLIALYSFYFSRVTSLYTSINVFRNISAGVIFPLVVLPKSFFNILKNMPFMYTNYVPTMLLIEEFDTGEIFRNFLKSFSWFLLLWIICIITWKKGLKKYSSYGG
- a CDS encoding ATP-binding cassette domain-containing protein; the protein is MLVQEVKSDFIIQTENLSKEYVYYKKEIGIKGSIKNLLHREKLYKQAVKNLSIQIPKGEIIGFIGLNGAGKTTTLKMLTGIIAPTSGNVQVLGYYPFDKKKEYLKQITMVMGNKSQLWWDLPAIDSFHLNKTIYEIEDFEFKKTLDLMVEMMGVEKQLHVQVRRLSLGERMKMELIASLLHKLSVVFLDEPTIGLDVITQYNIRKFLKEYNSLYGSTIILTSHNFNDIVSLCNSIILINNGEKIYSSSFKNFEKEFFNKKYFILKLKTPNAESIIKKLKRSNYPEIEKIDDTSIKISTTSEKSMDILKDLSGKFLDELLDINIENISMDDVIRKIYQG
- a CDS encoding ABC-2 family transporter protein, whose protein sequence is MKYFKILYAYFKGSLMQQMEYKFNFLIGGTFELVWMVMYLIFIHVIFLHSNSINGWNKYETLMLTFQGGLMDSIFTLLIVPGLKRLPIFINTGELDFVLLKPLNKRFHLCFSEFDIPQIKNVFINIIGLVYCLKKLKINLNFSKMGMYILLSVNGFLMIYSIIFILMCFSFWVIRMDIVMGLGSEMIGIGNKPISIYPKMVQKFLTYILPLLVCFNFPVLYILKGLDMYYIFYSLIATGIAYFISNFVFQKGLGKYVSAGS
- a CDS encoding opine metallophore biosynthesis dehydrogenase; amino-acid sequence: MKEKNTIDNILIFGNGPVALHLYISLKKQGSNKVGIKVRDSLKTKSFLKELREEKFVLEGQIQTELPSVAYGKVYVENLIQENEEILNEWENFILATPCDAYLSILENIPLISLKSLKTIILVSPELGSAYFLKNWLEKLGREDIEVISFSNYFGATNLLGDSSTKIMINALKGKIYLSSTNLKSGELDKWVKYLKNMKIEGIVCKNPLIAESKNITIFVHSPFLFNDVSLNQIFLKDSQKRYIYKLYPEGPITKYSIRDMVELYHEIMELYQKMGIETFNLLQFLNDSYPVLEETLHLDEIMNFTQRTKEEQVFLLYVRYCCILIDPYSIPDEEGRYFDFSKVEYSKIYLDKENKWTIPRRPAEDYTKLNLLFYLSKYYDSVNMIMKKCLKKYEEFYHTLTLEKGIENINKNSYLQQRDIEAKQLYVYINKIF
- a CDS encoding nicotianamine synthase family protein translates to MSKSLLFDLKVLEFKLKESLEQYEKEKTEENLELLKNGIDELCSFIIKKENHLAFFQIQEHENIRIYVTSIRDLSTKILGIIEKEEARRILKDTNSCFQYGEELELTVKREIHDYEMTSQDHILFVGSGSMPITAFTIAKEIGAKITCVDIDTEALDLSKEVAKKLGFYDITFENDLSILPLEKYSHVIIASLVPLKCEILEKIRRELSISTKLILRYGNELKELFNYPICEREIKTFTKTVIRDRDFIYDTLLLERDSL
- a CDS encoding MATE family efflux transporter, with product MNLILDFFSSSRLLEQEKTEQEIPSKKKIKQEYWRVALPTAVEGVLLNLMLLADLIMVGSLGIEQAAAVGIVSQPKMILQMIMSAAGVAITAIVARRKGEGDEEGLNSCIKQSLLLLGTLYFFFVCLSFLFSKNIVSFAGANKDYVDYASIYFQYIALSVFFKVFCVVLSSAQIGVGNTKIVLISGMIGNGLNVLFNYILIFGKFGFPAMGIQGAAIATVLGNFVIFIILLYSTTRGDYGIDILRKGSYSFSKKILKPLQEIGTNSFLEHVFERIGLFIFAKMIASLGTVAMGTHHYCILLWDLYYYFGVGMSSASASFTGRKLGEKRKDLAILYMRAAQYSGLWISICVGIIFFLLRNMIFSVMVSDTRVILLGSSVMLIISFLLIPQTQAQVTAGVLRGAGDNRFIAIYSLFISAILRPCLAYIFVFLWNFGLVGIWLAFFSDEFLKMLLAQYRVQKGIWLQKEI
- a CDS encoding ABC transporter ATP-binding protein, with protein sequence MLEMKIKNIAVNYGKKEVIKDVSCVFQGGDVISLIGPNGTGKTTILKAIAKLISHHGEVKIIQDSEVKEFRESITYVPQMSVNIVNLTVFEMVLLGRVKDLTWKVEKVHLDAVAEILEELHLTPLSYTKFSSLSGGQKQMVIMAQALVSTPKVLLLDEPTSALDLKHQLQVMEIARNYTKKTGAITVLVLHDIALATRYSDQLLLLHEGYSLRQGAVQEVVKPEILEKVYEVKLDVSRSEQGYITVTPICTLDK
- a CDS encoding iron ABC transporter permease; translated protein: MEHKLTGEEMYRKINRKRRLTSLFTLIAIVVALLLDLFIGSSGMSLVDILVALWQGPGVKSIESSIIWNIRLPMTLICLTVGASLGLAGTQMQTILANPLASPYTLGVSSAAGFGAAIAFISGFPFQNMSWVNAPFMAFMMTLAGTMAIYFLGKVKGMRAQSMVLFGIVTHFFFQALLSLVQFRSTPEVAGQIVYWMFGSLLKATWTGVFTSGAIFLLCALLLSRYAWKLTALSAGEERAKSLGIDTDKVRLHVFLISSLLTAGAVAFVGTIGFIGLVAPHFARYFAGEDQRYLAPMASLFGVLLIAFASILAKLVIPGIIIPIGIVTSLVGVPFLVFLIIRKGV